GGCACTTTTGATGGTTACTGtagattgtattttttcttgctgctgtaacacaataatttcccttctgagatcaataaagtatctatttATCTCAtcatatttagttttttattagATTTGTTCTTatcatgtgtttgttttaaacatgtttcttaactttttaaatcatgtttttctttttatgagcTGACGCACTACACTGTACAACAAATTTACCTTTCGGGTACAAATGAAGTAACTTGAACTTGAACAAACTCATTGTATTGCGAGTAACTGCAAAAACACTTAGTAGATTGAGCAAAGCAGGGGTTTGCTTGGGTGTAGAGTTtgagcacaaaaacacatgtaaGAATCCAATAACCTGATCTGGCTCGACTTTAAAGAACTAACCTTAAACGCAAATTAGAAATAATTCAGCAACGGCTAACGCCACCTCGCCATTTTCCTACAATCgttggtacaaaaaaaaaaaaaaaaaagctacaaacATTGTTGCTTCTTCGTCAGGACAGATGGTTGTAAACAGGTGAAAATCAAAATACAACGAGTAGCTACCTGTCTGAAGAGGAGTCCTGCCGTCAGTGCCATCCTGGAGCAGTACGATCAGCTAGTAACCGGCACCGGTTGGAAATCAGAGCTTAAACCGGAACAAGCATCTGTTTTCGTTTGCTGATCGAGCCCTCCCTGTTTGTCCCGACTCGTCCGAAGAATGTCAACAAACCACACCCAGCAACGATGGAAAATTCTGATCGGACCCACTCACCTACCTACCTTAGGCCTATAAGTTAAGTGGTCATCGGGATAAAAACCTGCAAGTATAGATCAAAAGATGCAAATAAAACTAGAGGTTTGTTTTGACCGCGGTCCAGTGAGCCGTTATTTCTTTTGGCAGCTTTCTTATTCACACTAAATCACAGGTGGCCGCTGCGGGAGCTCAGTCATGTACACTTTCAAAGCTACAGGCTTACATAGCTACACTGCTATTTAacagctttacttttttttttttttaagtttttattctgACAGTCAAATATGATTTggctaaaaattattttaaaggcGAAACAACATGTAGCTTCTACCATACTAGTCACTAAgcagaggcgattgctctaagactgcaagggaagctcagcttcccctaaaatgtcaaaaaaaaaagtggtcaaatatatactgttgtgtgtacatgtcattgactaaatgTGCGCCacaacgcgctcaacttttgttcagaatcagcttcttatcactggtaacgacgcggctttcctctcactcattcccgcagcttcccagtgctttaaacagtgtggacgctgagcgtctACAGAGTTCAATAGCGAAGCTAAGACTgcagcgaaacgagacgagtcattggataaatgctgggctttgtcccgcccatcggacgctcagcgtctctgggggtctatggggcagtgggctggcctcggctggcccggacgctcagcttctgcatgatgattggatgatctgtctgaggctgaatccctttttgattgacagcgaaatgagcgaatcagcgatcttttggtgtaaacatccgtgggagcaCTTTTAAATTTTCgttctgttctgagttgaaccggagactttcctaatcctcttagcagcattttctttgttaaaaacgactagagacaaatcgagcttctatttctggtggggtttttttgtagctgcttctgtttggagactgacttctatcactctttctgacttctatcgcagtttctgtccagcgggtgctgctgtataaataaagcgACACATTTCatgatgtaggccgaaattgagcttcccctccttgaaagaccagcatccgccactgTCACTAAGTGTTTTGAGTATGAAAGGCACAAggtattttaaaaagtcagtaaAATTACTCAGATCCTAGTAGTAATAACAGGAACCATTACCTTTTATTAGCCCAGATAAGTGCATTTAACATttgtgagcttttattttgaagggtaTACTACTTTAAAAGTAGAATAAGTTAAGGCGTTTGTCTATCACCAAGTCTGCGTGTAAGagacagtttaaacatttgttaaatggttattttaatatttatgtgaTTTTAATTTGAAGGTCCATAAACTCCAGCATGATTCAGAGCTCCTGATAAGCAGCATTACATTTTAAGGACCTTTAAACTATTGAAAGTGTGGCTCAGGCCCTATCTGTCAGTGATTTGAACTTTGAATGACAGTCATATAATAAAGTGAGGCTGTTGAAGCCGGGTTGTTCATACAGTGAATATCAGTTGTGCTTTAAAGATGCCGTTTGAGTCCTAATAAAAATCCTAATAAAAGCAGGACATGCTAACCGCCATGCACACCCACAGGATCAGCCACGATGAGTATAAACTGAaaaactgtgacatcaccattaaaattaaacacaccTGTGGGATCAGGTTGCTAAAGCCCCCCGGAGAAGAAGGAGAATAAGAACAGGAACTCTGATAAATAATTATAGTGTGCTTTAATCCTATTGCACTGGTAAACTCATATAATCTcacatgaacaacaacacacaacacattacACCACACCAAGATGCACATTTTTTAGAGGACAGTGTTATTTTCTGCTGAATACTAAACCACTCAAGGATACTAAACCAAACCATAGGTGGGACATTCTTATACAAATGTTTCCTTCCCAATTCTGTAATTCATAACACCACGCCTGAATAAAGTTCGCTTCCATATAAATAATTAACCAAACACACTAATAGTGTTTTTCCTCACAAAAACAGCAATTGCATTTTTACCTTTAGATTTACACACAGAACCACAATAAAGCACTTAATGCTTTCATCAGTTTTGCTATAACATATGTAAATTCAATCACTGCACAATGATGTACTTTCATTGTTATCCTTTTTTTTGCAGCACATTCAAACGTCATGGACTCCACAAACCAGATTAGCGGGCACGGCAATACCTGCAGAGGtagaagaaaaatgtgtttactaTGAGCGTGTTTGCAAGCAGAGATGGCAGGTGACAGGACTGGAGACACTCTAGCTTTTTTATACCCATTTTTTTGGGGCTGGAGAGATTCAGGTTGTTCATGATGTCCACAAATCCCTCTATGCTCTTAGTCAAGCGGGGGTTAAACTTGCGCTCTTCACCAACTGTAGAAACTGTCTGACCTGAAACACAAGAACAGACAGAGCCCAGTGTGGCAGCCAGGTGCTAAACCTGCCAGATTGTGGCAGATGCTACACCTTATATCCTCTTATCCAAGTCAGGGGTGGGACTGGAGCCAATAAATAGGAAGTTTTTGGATTTGATTTTGTAATGCTTTTGTAAAATTTGTACTAcataaaaaatgcacaaaagtgactCTGTAACATTTATAACAATTTGCACGTGTATGTTTTCAGCCAACCTAAGTAGTCATGTGCTGGGTAGATGAGGCACTCTTCAGGCAGGGTGAAGATTTTCTTGTGGATTGACTGGTAAAGCTTTTTGGCACAACcttaagaaaagaaacaaaggttAGAAAACTAAGGAAAATAGAATTAATACTGCTCCCTTGTGTTTCTCATGAAGCACTATAAAgtagcatgaaaaaaaatctggaaacacaaggaaaagTGGATGCCTACCCTGCTGGAAGTCTGTCCTGCCACAGCCTCTGATGAGGAGAGCGTCACCAGTGAAAGCCATGCTCTGATCCCCAGTTACCAGCGTTATACATCCATTAGTGTGTCCTGGTGTCTCTCTCACAGACAGAAACTaaaggagaggaaagaaagaactTCCTATTGCAGCTATCAAAGCACGTTAAACCAGTTTCATGAAGCAAATGTAACTACAAGATACAAAACAACTGCATACAACACTAACACAATATTGTAAACAAAGAATATTTTCCATCTTACATGTCTTCCAAAGGTGATCTTGTCTCCCTCTTTTAAGTGGATATCAGCAGAGGCACCACTGAATTTGGAGATGGCACTCTTCAGCCCAGCCACTCTTTGCTTCATTCGTCCAGTGCTTGTTATGTGGTCTGCGTGGCAGTGGGTGTTtactgtcagaaaaagaaacaatgtaGGTCAATTctccaagatgacaacacttgcccccacagagcagggtttatcagagactgcctccagaatttgggagtggagagcaTGGAATGGTCTGCCTTCAGTCCTGACCACAACCCCATTAagcacttgtgggatcagcttgagCATGCTGATTGTGGCAGAGTGCTCAACACAACCGCACTTGTGAAAGATACTGGTTAAAGAATaagatgccatcccacagcagtgtgcaaCCAAAGTAGTGACCAACATGAGGAGGTGGTGCCACCTCCTCATGAGGAGGTGGTGCcacaacagtataagatttattgccaaagaTGCATTATTACAAGAAAggaataatcaaccaaacacaaatttcctttctttttgtgcTCAGCTTAGAACGATCAGCATTAAATGACAGTTTGTGATCCAAGAATAAGCACTTGTTCCTGGCTGACACAATACAGATGAGTCCAGTAAAAAAATTAAGTTGCTCATAGTATAAATGCATTTACAGGATGAGAAAGATGGAACACAGATTTCCTGTCTGAATTTATGTAGATACCTGCAACTGTTAGATTAAGTCCGAGCTCCTTTATGAGCTTCAGGTCCCTGTCAATGGTCTCCAGCACAGGATCAATGATGACAGCCTCCTTGGTGTCTGTGTCTGCCAGCAGGTAGGTGTACGTGCAGCTCTCTGTTTCAAACAGCTAAAGaaggtcggggggggggggggacagaggTGTGACTCAGCAAAAAGGGTGTGGCAGTAAGGTTCACATCATCCTCATTGGTCCTCATTTGTGTTTTTAGATAGACAGATAAGCACATACTAAGTTTGCAAAAAAGGAAAGGTTTTGATATGAAGCTACTGATCAGCAGTAATTAACTAATCTTTGGTGcttacatttaaaacattttcaaaacttaaaaGCCGCTCAAAATGAGCCTTTTAGTTATGATCATCTTAAATAGGAAAATTTAAGATGATCACCAAAATTTCATTAAGCATCTCCATCTAATGCCATTTCTACTTTCTAATCTGCTGTGTTTTGAAGACAATAATTGCAaatataaatcaataaaaattataaaaatgacTCTCATAGATTAGGATACCAAGCAGTGCACAaagtaattacatttttctCCCGCTTCAACTTAAAAGTGATGTACGCATAAATGAACCAGTGAACTCAAACAATATAATAAATAGTTCTGAAGGGGGTCATATGAGCATCCCTCGAGGTACTTACTAACGATGATAGAACTTTTAGGAAAAAAATAGGTTACTTGTACCAGACTTTTCGTATGCTGTAGCAACTTTCACTTTAGTACAGGGTCTTAATATTTTTTCCGTCACTATGCAAAACTGTTATTCAAAACTTTAAACTTCTCACGTGATTTTACTTTAAGGACACTTTCTGCTTTCGGTAGTACAAAAAATGCACTGTGCTTCTTCGTCGTCAGAACAGACTGTTTTAAACTGGggcaaaacatcaaaatattaATTGAAGCTACCTGTCTGAAGAGGAGTCCTTTCGTCACTGCCATCCTGGTGATCTGTTGGTAATTCGCAGCGGTTGTTTAAACCGGTCCAGAAGCGCCCGTTCTGGGTTACTGCGTAAAGTCTGACGTTTAAAACACTGACCACACCCACCCAGCTTGATAACGCCTCCAAATTAAGTTTATTTTCATTAGTCATCATGACTAAACTTTTCACGTACTTCACAAATAATAAattagataataataataataataaaaaactttaaaaggtcGCTGACTTTGCTgtaaaataaggcttcaaaaaGCCCCACtgaatctttgttgtttcatctttttcctcttatatatatatatatatatatatatatatatatatatatatatatatatatatatatatatatatatatatatatatatatatatgatttgcCCCCcccataccacttcattgtcccctaaGCCTGACCATTATTAATGCTGCAAGGTTGATGTTGAATATTTTTGGGGATGCATCGCTGTTTCAGTTTCAGCCCATTGAAGAACAATGTATTTCGGTATGACACATTGTAAAACTTTGTCCATGACATTGAGGAGGGTGGGATAAGTATCAATGCATGCCATAGCCAGTCTAGaggctttttaggaaatatgtgatttagggtgtttgacctgctcTTGGACATTTTGGGCTGTTTTCATTCAAAAGATTTATAGTTTTGCATAACTGTGCAAATacacctaattacagactagtaaataagccatttgaaattatataaataataattatggtCAACAATTGGGCCCAGTACTGTAAACGTTACTACACTActataccacaaaatggcatGGTGGCAGTACCCCAAGAGCACAAATGGGGTATAAAAGTGAGGTCCACTAGTCTGtccatgcaacctgaccacagtgtgagagcaacaaaatgctgtcaccacaggaacagtgattAAACCAGTTGgattaaaccaccacagctcacaaatgcagttatgtctgaacatgcatgaataaaaccaagATATGATAATGATAATGCAGTTAGCCCCAAtacaaataaacaggaaaagcagaaaatagaaacacagttttatgaaatataataatgaagatatCAGgataaagagaaaacaaaaaatgtgtctAAATGATCGAGACTTTGCTGTTACTACTAAACTGTATTATTTGAAATTACTTAACACTTGAGAAGATTTGTTGGTGGCGTGATAGTGCGGAAAGCCAGTCACGTGACACCGGCAAATTTTGCGGTCCTCGTGTTGCCTTCATGCTAGTTGAAAGTATTTGTATTTCCAaaagtattttgtatttttttttaaatgcgaAATGCAAGACCTAgtaataacacatttaaatcaGTAATCGCTGGGTTACAAGTTGCTAATATTACCTCTATGACATTGCACGGTCCTGTTTTGTAAGTTGAGGTTACAAATTTACGAGGAGTCAATAAACGCAACATGCTACGCATATAACTGACGTCCAAGCCGACCAGTGCGGCGTCGGCGGAGTAGAGTAGCAGCGCACCCGAGGCTGAGGGATCCTTCATTTGGATCCTACGTTTGGAtccttcttttgcttttgtaaCGTTAGCAATGTGCGAAAACGCAGATAAAATACGAGCGAATTGCAAACTGGTAACTAGTAACTACGAGAAATGTCACTTTACGGTCCGTGCAGTCACACGGGCATTGCAGGTCCAATGGGTTTTCGTTTAATTTTTGTAATGGGAGAGACTGTTTGAGGAAAAGACTGTTGCTTTTAATTGGCGTTGTCAGCTTGGCATTTGTCAACAGTGTGTTGAGTTGCATCAGCCTCATTCATTCATGTGGAAATGTGCTCCTTTGTGGTTCAGTGGCGGCAGCAGAGAGAACCTCTAGATGGCAGTAAAAACATGCTCAGATAAGAACAAATCACAGCTGACGcctccaaaactacaacacctacataCTTCAAATTTGGACTAAATTATTCTAAACTGATAGCAGAACAATTTAAACCaagtttgtgatttgtgaaacctttatctgatttgtgaaacttcaacaAAAGGcgatttcagcacttttttcccATCTGGATCACACTAGAACTGATCCAcctcctttgtaagaaatgtcaccacgtgttcccatttcaaacataaaaacaacagtatcatatgtacataaaacaacttatagaaaatatacaaacagaagatatgataatttataataaacagaatggaatttataccataactccaacaagTCATAAACAGAACCCCCAGTACACCACCAACCCGTCATcaaggggcagtcatctgctgtgaccggctggggctgaggggagagacaggattggatttatttaatcattagttattattaatgattaaatgaagaGTGGGGTTATAAACAGAGTAAGAAGAGGTGAATGcagaagaaatattttttgtctgccccagcagcctaggtctattgtagcataactaagagatggttcagggtcacctgatctagccctaactataagctttatcataaagaaaagttttaagcctaatcttaaaaacagagagggtgtctgtctcctgaatccaaacctgggagctggttctacagaagaggggccttAAAGCTTAGATGGCTCTGGATAGGTATAAACACACTATGTACACACGCACAGCCACATGGGAGATGGTAGGGAGGAAGATCTCCCTTTGTCCAggaagagaggtccgggcccAGGGACCGGCAGCCATCTGCCCCAGTCAGTCAGTGTAGGCTAAAGTGATTCTTTTTATAACTGTCCCTAAAGTTTTGAGAAAACTACAATTCACAAGTTTGGTTGTGCCATTAAAGTTTGTCATTGTGAAAACAGCTATGCATGTCTTACTCCAACTCTTCTGCAGACCCGTTTGCGTATGCTTTCATGGGCAACGCCTTCAGAAAGGCTTTCAAGCATGCCTTTCCTGCCATTTTCCTGTGGTGCTCAAGAGGGAGAGTCAGAGTGGGAAACATGGATGCAGAGGACACGGGTGGAGACGGATCACCGGGCACCCACAGGAGAAATGCACTTTCTTTCATCTGGCTCCTAAAGGCCACGCTGGGCATTTGGACATGGTGCACTcaatgtttatttatgttttttcttgagATGATAGCAGTCTGCTCAGCGTGGTTTGTGTTTGCttggacacacatgcacagacagagacacatacacacattgtaCAATTCCATGTGATCTCTATAAAAGGACAAACCAGTCAGGTGAGTCTTGTGTGTGTCACGAGCTGCTGAAACACAATTATCTCTGTCATGCTTTTCTAAGAGTTACTGATGCTGTCAATCTGAGTGCAAGAGCCTCTGGTTTTACCTTTGTTGCAACTCCTCAAAGAGGTGGAGAAAACTGTGCCGACAGCAGCTGCAACCGACTGTAACCACTTTATAGAAAATTGCCTTGCTCAATCTTTGTTAGCATACCAACCTGTGCTAAATACTCAAACTGAATAAATTtgctctgttttgttcttgttttcagGCCAGAAATTAGCAATGAAATGTCATATAATACTATAAAAAAGGCAACGTAATTGTGGAAGCATGCTATCATTTAAGTACTGTgagattttactttttactaGTTTGGTTTGCTAGTTAGtggaatttattatttataattataatttatttatatacttaATATGTGCAATACTTAATAcgtgcaatatatatatatatatatatgatgtgcTCCAACGATATGCTCCTTTGCATCAAAAgtagccagttgaggtggtttgggcatttgACTAGGATGCCACCTGGATGAGCGGTTCTTGACATGCTCTACTGGGaagagtcaagtcaagtcaagtcaagtttatttataaagcatgtttaaaaacaacagcagttgaccaaagtgctgtacatttaagataaataaaataacttaaaacacaatgtaaaagagatagttaaaacaggaagcataaaattataaaaacaaaaataaaaataaaagaaaacaacatcagtaatgtatccagtactcattttgatttaaaagccaaagaataaaaatgggttttcaaacgagatttaaagatgtcaactgtaggggaggtcctgatgtgaaggggcagcttgttccataatttcggagcaacgactgcaaaagcccgatcacctctatgttttaatcttgacctcggtacagttaagagcatttgctcagcagacctcagtgatctgatgggagtgtgcaggcttataagatcagagaggtaggtaggtgctaacccatgcaacgccttaaaaacaaataataaaaccttaaaatcaattctaaaactgactggtaaccagtgtaaggatgcaagtatgggggatatatggtctcgtttatgagtgccggttagtaatcgtgctgctgcattttgaatcagttgcAGACGACGAAGTAGCgacagactgacacctgaatagagactgttacagtaatcgagtcgagatgaaatgaaagcatggatagcTTTCTCAAAATCCGTGGAacagagaaatggcttcacctttgcaagcagacgaagatggaagaagctagatttgatgacggtattaatgtgcttgtcaaAACTAAGATTTGTGTCAAGGATCACCCCCAAGTTCCTTGCACAGGGtttattatatatctttaaggggcc
This window of the Archocentrus centrarchus isolate MPI-CPG fArcCen1 chromosome 16, fArcCen1, whole genome shotgun sequence genome carries:
- the LOC115794138 gene encoding persulfide dioxygenase ETHE1, mitochondrial-like; the encoded protein is MAVTKGLLFRQLFETESCTYTYLLADTDTKEAVIIDPVLETIDRDLKLIKELGLNLTVAVNTHCHADHITSTGRMKQRVAGLKSAISKFSGASADIHLKEGDKITFGRHFLSVRETPGHTNGCITLVTGDQSMAFTGDALLIRGCGRTDFQQGCAKKLYQSIHKKIFTLPEECLIYPAHDYLGQTVSTVGEERKFNPRLTKSIEGFVDIMNNLNLSSPKKMGIAVPANLVCGVHDV